The following proteins come from a genomic window of Ilumatobacter coccineus YM16-304:
- a CDS encoding helix-turn-helix transcriptional regulator, whose product MTSAQPSVPTGEWPLVARATEIELCRANIDAGRGVIIAGSAGVGKTRLAREIADALDAERSVLRVAPTGLTIPLSALSPAGTAEACPVIVLDDAQLLDDDAAALVHRLVVQREIVLVATLRTGEDVPAAVTAMWKDEHLERVDLREFDRAEVDELLDEVLDGPIDASSRRMLWEATQGSPLMLRELVRSALVGGTLVDDDGLWRLVEAPRSVRLDELVSERLDALDPAARHVVELVALGEPVGFTQLVAEVGTGALAAAEDSGLIEAITDGLRREVRLAHPIFGDVARRSMGEARTAERCRELLGYLEATPLRRRDDIVRSVAWQLRAGGTAISADMVLAARRALYDRQEQLAIDLALRAMDDESVDAALVLGVAFTDRGDHERADQVLRDFGGEIDDEQRAMIAVQRADAMFWGLGRAAETHRLLRDAEAELAPGPWRDTVTASRAVILSNEGRVAEALKLAEPLLDGDDTGRAFVTASVAATASLALSGRGREAKDLASRAYVACDALGEQLALPDRGLFVVLGTMAAHDLGELADSEAVARAVHDFTVSNGDRAGQAWGALTLGRALLTRGRISEASQRFGESAAAFASIHQRGPRRWALAGLTMCAALRADVAGAEEAWAELVAVPDHPGAMMSPEVGRAEAWVSAVRGDVAGAIDRLHQVADTALAAESIVLAGAALHDVVRLGGQVEPSAWNAVASCQGRLGFLRAAVGAASSERSGEQAMECSRGFTEIGADLFAAEAALLAADLFDADGDTRAATRARRSASDAQNATGEDWFSTLDRGAAPVTITGRELDVATRAAAGMTSRMIADELGISVRTVDNHLQRVYEKLGIRGRRELTPALALL is encoded by the coding sequence GTGACCTCTGCCCAGCCGTCGGTGCCGACAGGTGAATGGCCGCTCGTCGCACGAGCGACCGAGATCGAGCTCTGTCGAGCCAACATCGACGCCGGGCGCGGGGTCATCATCGCTGGATCTGCCGGCGTCGGCAAGACCCGCTTGGCCCGTGAGATCGCCGACGCGCTCGACGCCGAACGAAGCGTGCTGCGCGTCGCCCCGACCGGGTTGACCATCCCCCTGAGCGCGCTGTCTCCGGCCGGAACCGCCGAGGCATGTCCGGTCATCGTGCTCGACGACGCGCAACTCCTCGACGACGACGCCGCGGCGTTGGTCCACCGATTGGTCGTGCAACGCGAGATCGTGTTGGTCGCCACGCTCCGGACCGGCGAAGACGTGCCGGCCGCCGTCACCGCCATGTGGAAGGACGAGCATCTCGAACGCGTCGACCTGCGGGAGTTCGATCGAGCCGAGGTCGACGAACTGCTCGACGAAGTCCTCGACGGTCCGATCGACGCTTCGAGCCGCCGGATGCTGTGGGAGGCGACGCAGGGTTCTCCGCTGATGCTGCGTGAACTCGTTCGTTCCGCGTTGGTGGGAGGCACGCTCGTCGACGACGACGGCCTGTGGCGGCTGGTCGAGGCCCCGCGGTCGGTGCGACTCGACGAACTCGTCAGCGAACGCCTCGACGCGCTCGATCCCGCTGCTCGCCACGTGGTCGAACTCGTCGCGCTCGGCGAGCCCGTCGGCTTCACGCAATTGGTCGCCGAAGTCGGCACGGGCGCGCTCGCCGCTGCGGAGGACTCCGGTCTGATCGAGGCCATCACCGACGGCCTCCGTCGCGAGGTGCGACTGGCACATCCCATCTTCGGTGATGTGGCTCGCCGCTCGATGGGCGAAGCGCGGACCGCCGAACGCTGCCGCGAACTGCTCGGCTATCTCGAGGCCACACCGCTGCGGCGCCGGGACGACATCGTCCGCTCCGTGGCCTGGCAACTCCGTGCGGGTGGCACGGCGATCTCGGCCGACATGGTGCTGGCAGCGCGACGAGCGCTCTACGACCGACAGGAACAGCTGGCGATCGATCTCGCGCTGCGAGCGATGGACGACGAAAGCGTCGACGCGGCACTCGTCCTCGGCGTCGCCTTCACCGATCGCGGCGACCACGAGCGCGCCGATCAAGTGCTCCGTGACTTCGGCGGGGAGATCGACGACGAGCAGCGGGCGATGATCGCGGTGCAGCGCGCCGACGCCATGTTCTGGGGGCTCGGTCGTGCCGCCGAGACGCACCGGCTCCTTCGCGACGCCGAAGCCGAGCTCGCTCCCGGACCATGGCGAGACACGGTCACCGCGAGCCGAGCCGTCATCCTGTCGAACGAGGGACGCGTCGCCGAAGCCTTGAAGCTGGCCGAACCGCTCCTCGACGGCGACGACACCGGCCGAGCCTTCGTCACCGCGAGCGTGGCGGCCACCGCGTCACTGGCGCTCAGCGGTCGAGGGCGTGAAGCAAAGGATCTCGCCAGTCGGGCCTACGTCGCCTGCGACGCGCTCGGCGAGCAACTCGCCCTGCCCGATCGTGGACTGTTCGTGGTGCTCGGCACGATGGCTGCGCACGACCTGGGCGAGCTCGCCGACTCCGAGGCCGTGGCGCGGGCCGTCCACGACTTCACCGTGTCGAACGGTGACCGCGCCGGTCAGGCCTGGGGCGCGCTCACGTTGGGTCGAGCCCTCCTCACTCGCGGACGCATCTCCGAAGCGTCGCAGCGATTCGGGGAGTCGGCGGCTGCGTTCGCCTCGATCCATCAACGCGGGCCGCGCCGCTGGGCGCTCGCCGGGCTCACCATGTGCGCAGCGCTGCGGGCAGACGTGGCCGGGGCAGAGGAGGCATGGGCCGAACTGGTGGCAGTGCCCGACCACCCTGGTGCGATGATGTCGCCCGAGGTCGGGCGGGCCGAGGCCTGGGTGTCGGCCGTACGAGGCGACGTGGCGGGAGCGATCGACCGCCTGCATCAGGTGGCCGACACTGCGCTCGCCGCCGAGTCGATCGTGCTCGCAGGTGCGGCACTGCACGACGTGGTCCGCCTCGGCGGGCAGGTCGAGCCGAGCGCTTGGAACGCCGTGGCCAGCTGCCAAGGTCGGCTCGGGTTCTTGCGCGCTGCGGTCGGTGCTGCGTCGTCCGAGCGTTCGGGCGAGCAGGCGATGGAGTGCTCGCGAGGTTTCACCGAGATCGGTGCCGACCTGTTCGCCGCCGAGGCGGCACTCCTGGCCGCCGACCTGTTCGACGCCGACGGCGACACGCGCGCCGCCACCCGGGCGCGACGCTCCGCCTCCGACGCCCAGAACGCCACCGGTGAAGACTGGTTCAGCACCCTCGACCGCGGCGCTGCGCCGGTCACGATCACCGGCCGCGAGCTCGACGTGGCGACACGGGCAGCGGCCGGGATGACCAGCCGCATGATCGCCGACGAGCTCGGCATCTCGGTCCGGACCGTCGACAACCATCTGCAACGGGTCTACGAGAAGCTCGGCATCCGAGGCCGACGCGAACTCACACCGGCCCTCGCCCTCCTCTGA
- a CDS encoding PP2C family protein-serine/threonine phosphatase: MTNSLAPRLDAPVLADHFSPEGVERLVRAVSLSLRDGVVVQRGSGEFVWFNAVACRLLRMTPEELQSRPSKSEFWQAVHPDGSPYPGDEHPGPLAIRTGTPVRGALMCLRTGDYDTRWVSADATPITIDGERLAVVIFTDITDERADREALVSAMAELQQLLLQENFPKNDIVNFAARYRSVGMSTSLGGDFYGAYQHSPRRLGFFMGDVCGHGIGSASLSSVARNTMRAISPVVDNPSLILSELHRLVLDERPDTFLTGLAGYVEQTPSRVQLRLAIGGHPSPILVRDGRATYIGHAGPLVGMVPDAPRPLFECELLPGDRVIAYTDGVLDSATPRLDGDELLAAVPAHGDIDDTLDALMRLADADLIAADDTALLGFEVL; encoded by the coding sequence ATGACGAATTCGTTGGCACCTCGGCTCGACGCTCCCGTGCTCGCCGACCACTTCTCTCCGGAGGGGGTCGAGCGACTGGTCCGAGCGGTTTCCCTCTCGCTCCGTGACGGTGTCGTCGTCCAGCGAGGGTCCGGCGAGTTCGTCTGGTTCAACGCGGTCGCGTGCCGGCTGCTGCGTATGACCCCCGAAGAACTGCAGAGTCGACCGTCGAAGAGTGAGTTCTGGCAGGCCGTCCACCCGGACGGGTCGCCATACCCGGGCGATGAACATCCTGGGCCGCTCGCGATCCGGACCGGGACGCCCGTTCGCGGTGCGCTGATGTGTTTGCGCACCGGCGACTACGACACACGATGGGTCTCGGCCGATGCCACTCCGATCACCATCGACGGTGAACGCCTCGCCGTGGTCATCTTCACCGACATTACCGACGAACGCGCCGACCGCGAAGCGCTCGTCAGCGCCATGGCCGAACTCCAGCAGCTGCTGTTGCAGGAGAACTTTCCCAAGAACGACATCGTCAACTTCGCCGCGCGATACCGATCGGTCGGCATGTCGACCTCGCTGGGCGGCGACTTCTACGGCGCCTATCAGCACTCACCGCGCCGGCTCGGCTTCTTCATGGGCGACGTCTGCGGTCACGGCATCGGCTCGGCCTCGCTGAGTTCGGTTGCCCGCAACACCATGCGAGCGATCAGCCCGGTCGTCGACAACCCCAGCCTGATCTTGAGCGAGCTGCACCGCCTCGTGCTCGACGAGCGCCCCGACACGTTCCTGACCGGACTCGCCGGCTACGTCGAGCAGACACCGAGCCGCGTGCAGCTCCGCCTCGCGATCGGTGGGCATCCGTCGCCCATCCTCGTGCGCGACGGACGAGCGACGTACATCGGCCACGCCGGACCGCTCGTCGGCATGGTGCCCGACGCGCCGCGACCGCTGTTCGAGTGCGAGCTCCTGCCCGGTGACCGGGTCATCGCGTACACCGATGGCGTGCTCGACTCCGCGACACCGCGACTCGACGGCGACGAACTGCTCGCCGCCGTACCCGCACACGGCGACATCGACGACACGCTCGATGCGTTGATGCGTCTGGCCGACGCCGATCTCATCGCCGCCGACGACACCGCGCTCCTCGGATTCGAGGTGCTGTGA
- a CDS encoding EAL domain-containing protein, with the protein MIERLMPEMPETPARPAASTDVAARLATDLSEEFFNDLVLGAQLGTFTAADVRTKVLDRVRATLDVPDDGATRAFVTLQPIVHLESNAVIGYEATVAFSHEGPGAVSEIERGATRSAAMQIDAVRAALGRIDEVPRGQFLAVKVSGAGLQHDSLAPTLLAANVDRLVVEISEGTAADIGTVREGIDSLARIGVRSAIDGAGVGLFRGASLYEVSPALLKIDPSIVDGCAEDDDKRVQIEKLIAIGRRLGALVVASGVDTRESLAAVFLLGVDAAQGSCVQTNDVVVSATAGWSESRVESDEASERQNTESVFSLTKSV; encoded by the coding sequence ATGATTGAACGACTGATGCCGGAGATGCCGGAGACACCGGCCAGGCCCGCCGCGTCGACCGACGTGGCGGCGCGCCTCGCCACCGATCTGTCGGAGGAGTTCTTCAACGACCTCGTGCTCGGGGCACAGCTCGGCACGTTCACCGCGGCCGACGTCCGCACCAAGGTGCTCGATCGCGTCCGCGCGACGCTCGACGTGCCCGACGACGGTGCGACGCGAGCCTTCGTCACGCTCCAGCCGATCGTGCACCTCGAGAGCAATGCGGTGATCGGCTACGAAGCCACCGTCGCGTTCAGTCACGAAGGCCCGGGTGCCGTGAGCGAGATCGAGCGTGGCGCGACGCGCAGCGCAGCGATGCAGATCGACGCGGTCCGCGCCGCCCTCGGCCGAATCGACGAAGTGCCGAGAGGCCAGTTCCTCGCGGTGAAGGTGTCGGGTGCCGGGCTGCAGCACGATTCGCTCGCGCCGACGCTGCTCGCCGCCAACGTCGATCGGCTGGTCGTGGAGATCTCGGAAGGAACCGCCGCCGACATCGGGACGGTTCGCGAAGGCATCGACTCACTCGCTCGCATCGGCGTTCGTTCGGCCATCGACGGCGCAGGCGTGGGTCTGTTCCGTGGCGCGTCGCTCTACGAGGTGTCGCCGGCGCTCCTCAAGATCGATCCGTCGATCGTCGACGGCTGTGCCGAAGACGACGACAAGCGAGTCCAGATCGAGAAGCTGATCGCCATCGGTCGTCGCCTCGGCGCGCTCGTCGTGGCGAGCGGGGTCGACACGCGTGAGTCGCTTGCTGCCGTGTTCCTGCTCGGCGTCGACGCGGCACAGGGAAGTTGCGTGCAGACCAACGATGTCGTGGTCAGCGCGACGGCCGGATGGTCGGAGTCGCGAGTCGAATCCGACGAGGCGTCGGAACGCCAAAACACCGAAAGTGTTTTTTCTCTCACTAAAAGTGTTTGA
- the rpsL gene encoding 30S ribosomal protein S12, with protein MPTIQQLVRQGRSSKVTKSKTPALKGSPQRRGVCTRVYTTTPKKPNSALRKVARVRLNSGIEVTAYIPGEGHNLQEHSIVLVRGGRVRDLPGVRYKIIRGTLDAVGVKNRKQARSRYGAKKEK; from the coding sequence ATGCCAACCATTCAGCAGCTCGTCCGTCAGGGACGCAGCTCGAAAGTCACCAAGTCGAAGACACCGGCGCTCAAGGGCTCGCCCCAGCGTCGTGGGGTCTGCACCCGCGTCTACACGACCACCCCGAAGAAGCCGAACTCCGCGCTCCGCAAGGTCGCTCGTGTTCGCCTCAACTCCGGTATCGAAGTCACCGCCTACATCCCGGGCGAAGGCCACAACCTGCAGGAGCACTCGATCGTGCTCGTCCGCGGTGGCCGTGTTCGTGACCTTCCCGGCGTTCGCTACAAGATCATCCGTGGCACGCTCGACGCCGTCGGCGTGAAGAACCGCAAGCAAGCCCGCAGCCGCTACGGCGCCAAGAAGGAGAAGTGA
- the rpsG gene encoding 30S ribosomal protein S7, translating to MPRKGPAPRRDLVADPIHHSVVVTQLINKVMLHGKRSIAEKIVYDAMDIIQTKLEGDEQAIDTVKRAIDNCKPPLEVRSRRVGGATYQVPVEVRPRRATTLSIRWIVDFSRARREKSMALCLANELMDAANGLGAAMKRRDDIQKMAESNKAFAHYRW from the coding sequence ATGCCTCGTAAAGGTCCCGCTCCCCGCCGCGATCTGGTCGCCGACCCGATCCACCACTCCGTTGTCGTCACGCAGCTGATCAACAAGGTCATGCTCCACGGCAAACGCTCCATCGCCGAGAAGATCGTCTACGACGCGATGGACATCATCCAGACCAAGCTCGAAGGTGACGAGCAGGCGATCGACACGGTCAAGCGTGCGATCGACAACTGCAAGCCGCCGCTCGAGGTCCGCTCCCGCCGTGTCGGTGGCGCCACCTACCAGGTGCCGGTCGAGGTCCGTCCTCGTCGTGCGACCACGCTGTCGATCCGCTGGATCGTCGACTTCAGCCGTGCCCGTCGCGAGAAGTCGATGGCACTGTGCCTCGCCAACGAGCTGATGGACGCCGCCAACGGTCTCGGCGCCGCGATGAAGCGTCGCGACGACATCCAGAAGATGGCCGAATCCAACAAGGCATTCGCTCACTACCGCTGGTGA
- a CDS encoding AAA family ATPase, whose translation MGAEGHDVRRVQGEQVDAAITTRGRTRLTIAGEPVALRPRERSVLAAIAASHPRPADLDDVIDRVWGSSAPQHARNSLHNHIGRIRRTAPGIVKTIDDGYALDDAVVVDHVDGDAGDTPLGDLADTEDVRDLRARIDGQSEAALEAQVRAALAHPTPESLATARQLTDAHPDREHLWHLLAATQSALGHRRDALTSIRSARRSLADYGLELGTELKAFEAELLAGVSTTPHTGQRSHARIHPHGDDPFVSRDTELHDLAATWAAVVERGSPRLAIVRGPAGIGKTRLVDEFVRSATATATPAPTVIVSRERVDDDRPLGALTDVVGASPAATTVAPTDSDVGIELQRRVDAAVASIASTPTIWCIDDLQWTPTDSLRLLTHAIEAASGPLLLVTTHRSGELSTPGLLDRRVDTTVVELAPMERDEVEDLITAWAVPATASDDLDLLHRRTAGLPMFASEIARVASRRGERIDAASIPTALTDWVRNRLEEFDDLTTQVIQTAAAIGREFDADLVAASTGVDVDVVDTVLDDLVTRGVVAGTDRPGELRFAHVVVRDVVYDMLGPARARRRHASIAASIAADPDSMHPTEWHASLALHLHRGGRSGDEVRRHAIAAGTAQLSDGAWSAAHQSIRLALDTDPPDAERAELLAMRGRAELRLQQFTEATASLHATIDIATRLGLVELQGRATLDLAGRAGRGADTEASDEERIALVRSALDALGPDHDDSPDLAELRSGLERELAFALLLTGDADERARLLAASVERIERLDPVRPRALALALLGNRYAQLAPQHLEQRLADIDRVLSFDESEVGVETVIAAHIYRAEEELRAGRARRTVASLDAADRALHGHHDPYLTWAASGWRVLVAVYDGDIEQAERLAVETMAIGGESGGAVAALGVNLTNIRLLQHRADEMIDLIAAAVDSHPEIPAYRAVLALCAAESGDDALAMSSIDWFIATEFGNLPHDTTRSLALATLAHAAASIGHRDAATALAPMLEPYAGQHIVISTYGGGGAYWGPASHALGRLAGLLGDAVGARRWFARAADEAADAPAFLERIRRDASAMAQAATAS comes from the coding sequence ATGGGTGCGGAGGGGCACGACGTCCGTCGTGTGCAGGGCGAACAGGTCGACGCCGCGATCACCACACGCGGCCGCACGCGTCTGACCATCGCCGGTGAGCCAGTGGCGCTGCGGCCTCGCGAGCGGTCGGTGCTCGCCGCGATCGCTGCGAGCCACCCACGCCCGGCCGACCTCGACGACGTGATCGATCGGGTCTGGGGATCGAGCGCCCCACAGCACGCTCGCAACTCGCTGCACAACCACATCGGACGCATACGTCGAACCGCGCCCGGCATCGTCAAGACCATCGACGACGGCTACGCCCTCGATGACGCGGTCGTCGTCGATCACGTCGACGGCGACGCCGGCGACACGCCGCTGGGCGATCTGGCCGACACCGAAGACGTGCGCGATCTCCGCGCACGCATCGACGGCCAGTCGGAGGCGGCCCTCGAGGCGCAGGTCCGAGCCGCGCTCGCGCACCCGACTCCCGAGTCACTCGCAACCGCCCGCCAGCTCACCGACGCGCATCCCGACCGCGAACACCTGTGGCATCTGCTCGCTGCGACCCAGTCGGCGCTCGGACACCGCCGCGATGCGCTCACCAGCATCCGATCGGCACGGCGTTCGCTCGCCGACTACGGGCTCGAGCTGGGCACCGAGCTGAAGGCGTTCGAAGCCGAGCTGCTCGCCGGGGTGTCGACCACTCCGCACACCGGCCAGCGAAGCCACGCACGCATCCACCCGCACGGCGACGATCCGTTCGTCTCCCGCGACACCGAGCTCCACGATCTCGCCGCCACGTGGGCCGCGGTCGTCGAGCGCGGGTCGCCACGTCTCGCGATCGTGCGCGGCCCGGCCGGGATCGGCAAGACCCGGCTGGTCGACGAGTTCGTTCGATCCGCCACCGCGACCGCAACCCCGGCACCGACCGTCATCGTCTCTCGCGAACGAGTCGACGACGACCGCCCGCTCGGCGCGCTGACCGACGTCGTCGGCGCCTCTCCGGCGGCGACGACCGTCGCGCCCACCGACAGCGACGTCGGCATCGAACTCCAGCGCCGCGTCGACGCCGCGGTGGCATCGATCGCGTCGACACCGACGATCTGGTGCATCGACGACCTGCAGTGGACCCCGACCGATTCGCTCCGCCTGCTGACCCACGCGATCGAGGCCGCATCGGGGCCGCTCCTCCTCGTCACCACTCACCGCTCGGGCGAGTTGTCGACGCCCGGCCTGCTCGATCGTCGAGTCGACACCACGGTGGTCGAGCTCGCCCCGATGGAGCGAGACGAAGTCGAGGACCTCATCACGGCGTGGGCGGTGCCCGCCACCGCGAGCGACGACCTCGACCTGCTCCATCGACGAACCGCCGGCCTGCCCATGTTCGCGAGCGAGATCGCACGCGTCGCGAGCCGACGCGGCGAGCGGATCGACGCGGCCTCGATTCCGACTGCGCTCACCGACTGGGTCCGCAACCGACTCGAGGAGTTCGACGACCTGACGACTCAGGTCATCCAGACCGCCGCAGCGATCGGACGCGAGTTCGATGCCGACCTCGTTGCGGCGAGCACCGGGGTCGACGTCGACGTCGTCGACACCGTGCTCGATGATCTCGTCACTCGCGGCGTGGTCGCGGGCACCGACCGACCAGGCGAACTGCGGTTCGCTCACGTCGTCGTCCGCGACGTGGTCTACGACATGTTGGGTCCCGCCCGAGCGCGGCGCCGACATGCGAGCATCGCTGCGTCGATCGCAGCCGACCCCGACTCGATGCATCCCACCGAGTGGCATGCCTCGCTGGCGTTGCACCTCCACCGCGGCGGGCGGTCGGGCGACGAGGTGCGCCGCCATGCGATCGCGGCGGGCACGGCACAACTGAGCGACGGCGCGTGGTCCGCGGCGCACCAGTCGATCCGGCTCGCACTCGACACCGATCCACCCGACGCCGAACGCGCCGAACTGCTCGCCATGCGCGGCCGAGCCGAGCTGCGACTCCAACAGTTCACCGAAGCGACAGCGAGCCTGCACGCCACCATCGACATCGCAACCCGGCTCGGTCTCGTCGAACTCCAGGGCCGGGCAACGCTCGATCTCGCCGGTCGGGCCGGCCGAGGCGCCGACACCGAAGCCAGCGACGAAGAGCGCATCGCTCTCGTCAGGTCGGCGCTCGATGCGCTCGGCCCCGACCACGACGACTCCCCCGATCTCGCCGAGCTCCGCAGCGGGCTCGAGCGGGAGTTGGCCTTCGCGCTCCTCCTCACCGGCGACGCCGACGAACGCGCTCGTCTGCTCGCTGCCTCGGTCGAGCGGATCGAGCGACTCGATCCGGTGCGGCCGCGCGCCCTCGCACTTGCGCTCCTCGGCAACCGGTACGCCCAACTCGCTCCGCAGCACCTCGAGCAGCGGCTGGCCGACATCGACCGCGTCCTGTCGTTCGACGAATCGGAAGTGGGCGTCGAGACCGTGATCGCGGCGCACATCTACCGAGCGGAGGAGGAACTCCGGGCGGGACGCGCTCGTCGAACGGTCGCCTCACTCGACGCCGCCGATCGGGCACTTCACGGCCACCACGATCCCTACCTCACCTGGGCGGCATCGGGATGGCGAGTGCTCGTCGCGGTGTACGACGGCGACATCGAACAGGCCGAACGCCTGGCCGTCGAGACGATGGCGATCGGCGGGGAGTCGGGCGGGGCCGTCGCGGCCCTCGGCGTCAACCTCACCAACATTCGCCTGCTCCAGCACCGCGCCGACGAGATGATCGATCTGATCGCCGCCGCAGTCGACTCCCATCCGGAGATCCCCGCCTACCGGGCGGTGCTCGCGCTGTGCGCCGCCGAGAGCGGCGACGATGCACTCGCCATGTCGAGCATCGACTGGTTCATCGCCACCGAGTTCGGCAACCTGCCACACGACACCACTCGTTCGCTGGCGCTCGCGACGCTGGCACACGCGGCCGCCAGCATCGGCCACCGCGATGCGGCGACGGCGTTGGCGCCGATGCTCGAGCCGTACGCCGGTCAGCACATCGTCATCAGCACGTACGGCGGGGGCGGCGCGTACTGGGGTCCGGCCAGCCATGCGCTCGGACGCCTCGCCGGGCTGCTCGGCGATGCGGTCGGCGCCCGCCGGTGGTTCGCGCGAGCTGCCGACGAAGCCGCCGACGCTCCTGCGTTCCTCGAGCGGATCCGCCGCGATGCGTCGGCGATGGCTCAGGCCGCAACGGCCAGTTGA
- a CDS encoding CBS domain-containing protein yields MNVQSILSVKGTEVATITPETSLADAVAMLRDRGFGALVVSVDGASIDGIVSERDIVRAMAAHGASTLGHDVASCMSGNVLTCTVSDTIDHLMSMMTERRIRHLPVRDDNGNIAGMISIGDVVKFRLGELERENHQLHDYIQGNVQ; encoded by the coding sequence ATGAACGTTCAGTCGATTCTCTCCGTGAAGGGGACCGAGGTCGCGACGATCACACCCGAGACGTCACTCGCCGACGCGGTTGCCATGTTGCGCGATCGCGGGTTCGGTGCGTTGGTCGTGAGCGTCGACGGAGCGTCGATCGACGGCATCGTGTCGGAGCGCGACATCGTGCGCGCGATGGCTGCGCACGGAGCATCGACGCTCGGTCACGACGTGGCGAGCTGCATGTCGGGCAACGTGCTCACCTGCACCGTGTCCGACACGATCGATCACCTCATGTCCATGATGACCGAGCGGCGCATCAGGCATCTCCCGGTGCGTGACGACAACGGCAACATCGCGGGGATGATCTCGATCGGTGATGTGGTGAAGTTCCGCCTCGGTGAGCTCGAGCGCGAGAACCATCAGTTGCACGACTACATCCAGGGCAACGTCCAGTAG
- a CDS encoding DJ-1/PfpI family protein, translating to MRLRRQAPPLRKPWELEPIRSVDRDGAALTVGVLVYRGVTSAEIDEPVTLLADRLAARTVLVAAVAGEFHAVEPPRTVVAGFDPSTAPPIDVLVVPGGLGWKQVIDDPAIREWLRTAAADARAILAISTGSLLLASVGRLEGREATGHWLAEDELAALGATVRSSRTASDDAGRVVTASGALAAIPVINELADHARWAQFRP from the coding sequence ATGAGGCTCCGCCGGCAGGCCCCGCCGCTGCGCAAGCCGTGGGAACTCGAACCGATCCGATCGGTCGATCGTGATGGCGCGGCGCTCACGGTCGGCGTCCTCGTGTACCGCGGCGTCACGAGCGCCGAGATCGACGAACCCGTCACGCTGCTGGCCGACCGGTTGGCGGCGCGCACGGTCCTGGTCGCCGCGGTCGCCGGCGAGTTCCATGCGGTCGAGCCGCCGCGTACGGTCGTTGCCGGCTTCGATCCGTCGACCGCGCCGCCGATCGACGTGTTGGTCGTCCCCGGCGGTCTCGGCTGGAAGCAGGTGATCGACGATCCCGCCATCAGAGAGTGGCTGCGAACTGCCGCCGCCGATGCTCGGGCGATCCTCGCCATCTCGACGGGGAGCCTGCTCCTCGCGTCGGTCGGCCGCCTCGAGGGGCGCGAAGCGACGGGCCACTGGCTCGCCGAAGACGAACTCGCCGCGCTCGGCGCGACCGTGCGGTCGTCGCGCACCGCGTCCGACGACGCCGGGCGAGTGGTCACCGCGTCGGGGGCGTTGGCGGCGATTCCGGTGATCAACGAGCTCGCCGATCACGCCCGCTGGGCCCAGTTCCGGCCGTGA
- a CDS encoding DUF998 domain-containing protein, whose translation MTRSTAWFGVVGPCGFIAAWVIGAAVTDREYSSVDDAISQLAAVGADTRPVMTAGMVVFGVAVALYAASLRATWRSPAWIAALTTGVATLFVAALPLDHSDLVDRLHGLAAAVGYVSLAALPLIAARPLLAAGERVLAVAGIVLGAISGIALALSLFVDANGLFQRIGLTATDAWIVASVPVVRRMR comes from the coding sequence ATGACCCGGAGCACAGCGTGGTTCGGTGTCGTCGGGCCCTGCGGATTCATCGCCGCGTGGGTGATCGGTGCCGCCGTCACCGACCGGGAGTACTCGTCGGTCGACGACGCGATCAGCCAGCTCGCCGCGGTCGGCGCCGACACCCGCCCCGTCATGACCGCCGGCATGGTCGTGTTCGGCGTCGCCGTCGCGCTGTACGCCGCGTCACTGCGTGCCACCTGGCGGTCGCCGGCATGGATCGCCGCGCTCACGACCGGGGTCGCGACGCTGTTCGTCGCGGCACTCCCCCTCGACCACTCAGACCTCGTCGACCGACTGCACGGGCTCGCCGCGGCCGTGGGTTACGTGTCGCTCGCTGCGCTGCCGCTGATCGCGGCACGGCCGTTGCTCGCTGCAGGAGAACGGGTGCTGGCCGTGGCCGGCATCGTGCTCGGTGCGATCTCGGGCATCGCACTCGCACTGAGCCTGTTCGTCGACGCGAACGGGCTGTTCCAACGGATCGGACTCACGGCGACCGACGCGTGGATCGTCGCGTCGGTGCCGGTGGTTCGACGCATGCGCTGA